The following proteins are encoded in a genomic region of Cercospora beticola chromosome 8, complete sequence:
- a CDS encoding uncharacterized protein (BUSCO:EOG09261ZI1): MPHAVSPGNEQPDSQEDVQLPDAPVEAGAENTNDGDVDMTDDAPKTSTASNGLENMFDDDDDDDDEFSSSATRPDASSQPQLPPQSAPKSKFAEPETLKQYYSRLCPFRPLFQWLNHAATPQPDFQNREFSFWLPENRVIRYLSFPSADLLRKQCVQMAPERFEIGPQYNINPKDRKSLKTASKFKPVMKELVFDIDMTDYDPIRTCCTGAKICHKCWRFIVMAIKVIDTALREDFGFQHIMWVYSGRRGAHAWVSDKRAREMDDSKRKAVAGYLEVLKGNENSKRTLRRRPLHPHVERSLDLLTPYFKEDILAEQDPWQEEERIAKLLSLIPDEKLTTALKKKWDSSADRSSSQKWSDIDALAEAGSLSTLSTKQLVEAKQDIRIEYTYPRLDAEVSKKLNHLLKSPFVIHPGTGRVCVPIDMRRVEEFDPFKVPLVTDLLDEIDQWDRNQGASMTEEQRANVQDWQKTSLKPYVEYFRGHVASLLKEESKGKREREDDSMEF; encoded by the coding sequence ATGCCTCACGCCGTGTCGCCAGGGAACGAGCAGCCAGACAGCCAGGAAGATGTCCAGCTTCCCGACGCTCCTGTTGAAGCAGGCGCAGAGAACACCAATGACGGCGACGTGGACATGACCGACGATGCACCCAAAACCTCAACAGCATCGAACGGCCTTGAGAATAtgttcgacgacgacgatgatgacgatgacgaattCTCTTCGAGTGCGACGAGACCAGACGCCAGCTCACAGCCACAACTCCCACCACAATCAGCTCCCAAATCGAAGTTCGCAGAGCCCGAAACGCTGAAACAATACTACTCACGATTATGCCCTTTCCGACCTCTTTTCCAATGGCTCAATCATGCCGCCACACCACAGCCTGATTTCCAGAACCGAGAGTTCTCGTTTTGGCTGCCAGAGAACAGAGTCATCCGATATCTCTCCTTCCCATCTGCAGATCTGCTGCGGAAACAATGTGTGCAAATGGCGCCGGAGCGGTTCGAAATTGGACCTCAATACAACATCAACCCTAAGGACCGCAAGTCTCTGAAAACTGCCTCGAAATTCAAACCCGTCATGAAAGAGCTAGTGTTCGATATCGATATGACAGATTACGATCCGATCCGTACATGCTGTACAGGCGCAAAAATCTGTCACAAGTGCTGGAGATTCATAGTCATGGCAATCAAAGTCATAGATACTGCTTTGCGGGAGGACTTTGGGTTCCAGCATATCATGTGGGTCTACTCTGGCCGAAGAGGAGCTCACGCGTGGGTGAGCGACAAGCGTGCACGGGAAATGGATGACAGCAAGCGCAAAGCCGTGGCTGGCTACCTGGAGGTTCTCAAAGGCAACGAAAACTCCAAGAGAACGCTGAGGCGGCGGCCACTGCATCCGCACGTGGAGCGGAGTTTGGATCTGCTCACGCCTTACTTCAAGGAGGACATTCTCGCAGAACAAGATCCTTggcaggaggaggagcgaATAGCGAAGCTATTGAGCTTGATCCCGGACGAGAAGCTTACCACGGCactgaagaagaagtgggACTCCTCTGCCGATCGGTCTTCATCGCAGAAGTGGTCAGACATCGATGCATTGGCTGAAGCCGGAAGCCTGAGCACATTGTCGACGAAGCAGCTTGTTGAGGCAAAGCAGGACATCAGGATCGAATATACTTATCCCCGTCTCGATGCTGAAGtgtcgaagaagctcaaccACTTGCTCAAATCGCCTTTCGTCATCCATCCTGGGACAGGCCGAGTTTGCGTGCCTATCGATATGCGTCGCGTGGAAGAATTTGACCCCTTTAAGGTTCCACTTGTGACAGATCTGCTCGACGAGATTGACCAATGGGACAGAAACCAGGGCGCAAGCATGACGGAGGAGCAGAGAGCGAACGTGCAAGACTGGCAGAAGACAAGCCTGAAGCCCTACGTGGAATACTTCAGAGGGCATGTGGCGAGCTTACTCAAGGAGGAAAGTAAAGGGAAACGGGAACGCGAAGATGACAGTATGGAATTTTGA
- a CDS encoding uncharacterized protein (BUSCO:EOG09262FE3), producing the protein MEFSSPLAAMRPIPVPTWGGRKDVPNGRPTYRGYQTLGPNNNFDFNNMSMYHEKPRRGDYFTLKPVRGSSPTASLTADLDANFHIDKSPQAPTPRRSLFTQDLFKPQQNALDTPPIEVEPARTPPIVPSSSPYYESMDISPLPHKAPCTFHLTLPSPTPEATPSPDLDLSPDLLSPDQLPAPAVLERTIDPASLEAPERRRPASRPGLSRTKGLSTGHIPQRPTTAETQLPPFRFGNVATAGLSCSSTPSLLESFTESPVDDPRPSGLGSMLPPSRRTSISNANRCNGSPSGSHVRKSLAGRPAFVRPQRKLIRRSLSMFQHPDDIMKEEQETFDPSSSLSSVMDIEQEPTHKLPYFVPDDEPEGLPRITQETMLDVLAQKHSDKYERVLIVDCRFEYEYEGGHIESAVNFNDKQHLASELFSPNVPSGNTLLIFHCEYSVHRAPLTAKFIRGHDRTVNAANYPHLTYPEMYILDGGYSKFFAENPSKCFPQNYVEMNDHRHEMACERGMAKVKQQPRQKLFRNQTFAFGTTSDDMDDSPTALGRTLGPRSQSTFAVGADIAEGIGMSYQRRMASY; encoded by the exons ATGGAATTCTCATCGCCTCTGGCGGCAATGCGTCCGATACCGGTTCCTACTTGGGGCGGTCGAAAAGATGTCCCCAACGGCCGTCCCACGTACCGTGGGTACCAGACGTTGGGCCCGAACAACaacttcgacttcaacaacATGAGCATGTACCACGAGAAGCCTCGTCGGGGCGACTACTTCACGTTGAAGCCCGTGCGTGGGTCATCTCCCACCGCGAGTCTGACTGCCGATCTAGACGCCAACTTCCACATCGATAAGAG TCCCCAGGCGCCCACCCCGCGACGCTCATTGTTCACGCAAGACCTCTTCAAGCCACAGCAGAATGCGTTGG ACACTCCACCAATCGAAGTCGAACCTGCGCGAACTCCGCCCATCGTCCCCTCGTCATCGCCATACTACGAGTCCATGGACATCTCGCCCCTGCCACACAAGGCGCCATGCACTTTCCATCTGACCTTGCCGTCGCCAACGCCTGAAGCCACGCCCAGTCCAGATCTAGACCTGTCGCCAGACCTGTTGTCGCCCGATCAATTGCCTGCCCCCGCCGTACTTGAACGAACCATTGACCCAGCATCGCTCGAGGCGCCAGA GCGTCGAAGACCCGCTAGTCGTCCAGGCCTGAGCCGAACCAAAGGTCTCTCCACAGGCCACATTCCTCAGCGCCCCACCACCGCTGAGACACAGCTACCACCCTTCCGCTTCGGCAATGTCGCCACCGCTGGCTTGTCATGCTCGTCGACGCCCTCGCTGCTAGAAAGCTTCACCGAATCACCCGTCGACGATCCGCGGCCGTCCGGCTTGGGCTCAATGCTGCCACCATCGCGAAGGACTTCTATCAGCAACGCGAATCGCTGCAATGGGTCACCGTCTGGCAGTCATGTTCGCAAGTCTTTGGCCGGACGGCCTGCGTTCGTACGACCACAGAGAAAGCTCATCCGGAGATCTCTCAGCATGTTTCAGCATCCCGACGATATCATGAAGGAGGAGCAAGAGACGTTTGACCCATCATCGAGTTTGTCTTCTGTCATGGATATTGAGCAGGAGCCTACTCACAAGCTGCCCTATTTTGTGCCCGATGACGAACCCGAAGGCCTGCCCAGGATCACCCAGGAAACGATGCTTGATGTTCTCGCCCAAAAGCATTCTGACAAATATGAACGCGTTCTCATTGTCGACTGTCGATTCGAATACGAATATGAAGGCGGACACATCGAGAGTGCTGTCAACTTCAACGACAAACAACACTTGGCCAGCGAGCTCTTCAGCCCGAATGTGCCCAGTGGTAATACCCTGCTCATCTTCCACTGTGAGTATTCTGTGCACCGTGCACCTCTCACCGCGAAGTTTATCCGAGGCCACGACCGGACTGTCAACGCCGCCAACTATCCCCACCTCACGTATCCAGAGATGTATATCCTAGATGGCGGCTACAGCAAATTCTTCGCAGAGAATCCCTCCAAATGCTTCCCACAAAACTATGTGGAAATGAACGATCATCGTCATGAAATGGCATGTGAACGTGGCATGGCAAAGGTCAAGCAACAACCACGCCAGAAGCTGTTTCGCAACCAGACCTTTGCCTTCGGCACGACATCTGATGACATGGACGACTCCCCGACCGCCCTTGGTCGTACATTAGGTCCTCGATCACAAAGCACCTTTGCAGTCGGCGCCGACATTGCAGAGGGCATTGGCATGTCGTATCAACGACGCATGGCCTCCTACTGA